CGTGTCGACCACGTCGGCGGCGCAGAGCTGGCCCTGGCCCATGCCGTCACGGATCACCTTGCCGCCGCCGAATTTCACTTCTTCACCGTAGGTGGTGAAGTCCTTCTCCACTTCGATCCACAGGTCGGTATCGGCCAGGCGCACCTTGTCGCCGACGGTGGGGCCGAACATGTCGGCGTAGGCTTGTCTGCTGATCTTCATTGGCTCGTCCCGTAGGGTGCGCCGTGCGCACCGTCGTTATCCGCGTTGCTCGTGGTGCGCATGGCGCACCCTACGAAAATTTGTATCTCAAAGATCGCCCATCACCCGGCCGGCGAAGCCGAACACCCGGCGTGCACCGGCCAGATCGACCAGCTCCACGTCACGGCTCTGCCCCGGCTCGAAACGTACGGCAGTGCCGGCCGGGATATTCAGGCGCATACCGCGAGTACTGGCACGGTCGAACAGCAGGGCGTCATTGGTTTCGAAGAAGTGGTAGTGCGAGCCGACCTGGATAGGCCGGTCGCCGCTGTTGGCTACGGACAGGGTCAGGGTGCGGCGACCGGCGTTGATCTCGA
The genomic region above belongs to Pseudomonas sediminis and contains:
- a CDS encoding urease subunit beta — its product is MIPGQYQIADGEIEINAGRRTLTLSVANSGDRPIQVGSHYHFFETNDALLFDRASTRGMRLNIPAGTAVRFEPGQSRDVELVDLAGARRVFGFAGRVMGDL